From a region of the Babylonia areolata isolate BAREFJ2019XMU chromosome 25, ASM4173473v1, whole genome shotgun sequence genome:
- the LOC143299961 gene encoding uncharacterized protein LOC143299961, which yields MPSWGILKNAKDKRRRAHKVQFKQEDQDAGHSDPGSRSSSVGSNVSDQDVQHVQQGPTSPTHNRHDLSHDDIEDEEEKRCLRHLDQLGMALEKTFKNVETIDAYVKKLRYDFDHEMVPEIKYMSCICSAKLARAACCKKQIEVWQQLQHDMQELRCHHHHSPSRGSASCVCEDSLMECPDPVSDSDCSSISTSGSQDTSDTEVILSHLNKMVLFDVVRQRLDPSADSRTFVEHWVLNHQLADSNYNNGGHASDSPTAQTGDSPTAHKGDSHSTEAQS from the exons ATGCCGTCGTGGGGCATCCTGAAGAACGCTAAAGACAAACGGCGCCGGGCCCACAAGGTCCAGTTCAAGCAGGAGGACCAGGACGCGGGTCACAGTGACCCCGGGAGCCGGTCCAGCTCTGTGGGGAGCAACGTGAGTGACCAGGACGTGCAGCACGTGCAGCAGGGGCCCACCAGCCCCACACACAACCGCCACGACCTGAGCCATGACGACAttgaggacgaggaagagaagcGCTGTCTGAGGCACCTGGACCAGCTGGGCATGGCTCTGGAGAAGACCTTCAAGAACGTGGAGACCATCG ATGCGTACGTGAAGAAACTTCGCTATGACTTTGATCATGAAATGGTGCCAGAGATAAAATACATGTCGTGCATCTGCTCTGCCAAGCTGGCACGTGCTGCATGCTGCAAGAAACAGATTGAGGTGTGGCAACAGCTGCAGCACGACATGCAG GAGTtacgctgccaccaccaccactcccctagCCGGGGGTCggccagctgtgtgtgtgaagacagccTGATGGAGTGCCCGGACCCTGTGTCTGACAGTGACTGCTCCAGCATCAGCACCTCCGGCAGTCAGGACACCTCCGACACCgaggtcatcctctctcacctcAACAAGATGGTGCTGTTTGACGTGGTCAGGCAGCGCCTGGACCCCTCTGCCGACTCCAGGACTTTTGTGGAGCACTGGGTCTTGAACCACCAGCTTGCAgacagcaactacaacaatggTGGTCATGCCAGTGACTCGCCCACTGCTCAAACGGGCGACTCGCCCACTGCTCATAAAGGCGACTCGCACTCAACTGAAGCACAATCATAA